CGAAACTGCATGATTGTACAGGGTCGCGCGCTCGGTGGGTCAACGCTTCATAATATCAATCTTTGCAAACGAATCCCTGAGCCGATTCTAAGGGAATGGCAACGTGAACGCGGCATGGAGCACCTGGGGCTTGAGACCTGGACCGCTCTCTATGACGAGGTCGAGTCACTGCTTCAGGTGAGTCAGATTCCAGAGTCGCAGGTGAGCAAGCACAACCAGGTCTTTCGGGAGGGGACTAAAAAGCTCGGCTGGAAGGGCGGGCTCTTGAGCCACAATCGGTCGGGCTGCGTTCAGAGTGGGTTTTGCGCCGTGGGGTGTGCGTACGATGCGAAGAACAACGCGGTCAAAGTCATGCTCCCTCGCATCCTGGCTGCAGGTGCGCAGATTCTTACGCATTGTAAAGCCGTCAAGCTCGTTCAGGAGCGAGGTCGTGTGGTCGGGGTCGATGCTCGCGCGTTGGACCCGCTGACCCGAAAGCCCATCGGAAGAGTCGAGATTCAATGTGAGCAAGTCTGTGTGTCGGGGTCCGCAACCGGCAGTGCGGCGTTGCTGCTCCGCTCCAAGATAAAGGACGACTCGGGCTCCACAGGCAAAGGTTTGACGATTCACCCAGCACTAGTTGCGGCGGGTGAGTTTGACGAGTCTATTGAGGCGTGGAAGGGAATCCCGCAGTCGTGGGAATGCACTCAGTTCTTGGATTTTGAGCGGGCACATGCGGAGGAACCCTCAACTGAGATTGGCATCAGGACTTGGATTATCCCCGCGTTTGCGCATCCCATGAGCACGGCCACCATTCTCCCAGGCTGGGGCGACGCCCACGCTGAACTCATGCAAAAGTACTCACGGCTCGCCGTTCTCACCGGCATGATTCACGACACGTCTAAGGGTGTTGTGACCCCGCGTCAGGAACTAGAGCAACGTATCGACTGGAAGCCCAATAAAGGCGACCGCGCGGAACTCCTCTTTGGTCTGAAGCGATCGGCGGAGATCCTCTTTGCCGCAGGCGCCAAGAGAGTGTTTGTACCTTCTAAAAAACTCCTTGTT
This Microvenator marinus DNA region includes the following protein-coding sequences:
- a CDS encoding GMC family oxidoreductase, translated to MIFDASNQKLPLKLKVGLCVIGSGAGGAAAAMVAAEAGMDVLIIEAGPFVPPGVMNQREEDMIPALLEANGGQTSSDRNCMIVQGRALGGSTLHNINLCKRIPEPILREWQRERGMEHLGLETWTALYDEVESLLQVSQIPESQVSKHNQVFREGTKKLGWKGGLLSHNRSGCVQSGFCAVGCAYDAKNNAVKVMLPRILAAGAQILTHCKAVKLVQERGRVVGVDARALDPLTRKPIGRVEIQCEQVCVSGSATGSAALLLRSKIKDDSGSTGKGLTIHPALVAAGEFDESIEAWKGIPQSWECTQFLDFERAHAEEPSTEIGIRTWIIPAFAHPMSTATILPGWGDAHAELMQKYSRLAVLTGMIHDTSKGVVTPRQELEQRIDWKPNKGDRAELLFGLKRSAEILFAAGAKRVFVPSKKLLVLESPADLDQVDQIRLDAGEMPMTAVHPMSTVSMADDPLKGPVDSRGKHHHIEGLWVADGSLFPGSIGVPPQVSIYALGLHVGRAIAT